Proteins from a genomic interval of Papaver somniferum cultivar HN1 chromosome 4, ASM357369v1, whole genome shotgun sequence:
- the LOC113276484 gene encoding protein trichome birefringence-like 2 — MELKKLPFLEPFFNGFSSSKRKIFSSFSLGVGSSLLILSLIYLYAPVDISLFQPLFQGFGSSSSSAPITTSTNSGSNGWPLGDILKGSNVSSDLNLRVNTHQENSSESSKNITFLNSNGGEQNTHKGNLPEVSNNSSFLSSNGRGEQKTNVGNFTESRENGTLISKGGSVDDKTPIGSLNVTSSGKESHQQQLPIDGKNTTTEVKKSIDQSGDKESVANKEKAKEVTEKGKVTRSNNESGISSPDKVVSTNSGNLRVLPDLNEKCDVYKGRWVRDENKPYYPPGSCPHIDRDFDCHLNGRPDGDYLRWRWQPYDCNMPSLNAIDFLERLRGKRIIFVGDSLNRNMWESLVCMLRHGVGNKSKVHERSGQTHFKGGQSLYDFRYEGYNCSVQFVSAPFLVRESFAKHANGTTETLRLDLMDKTSSAFRDADVVVFNTGHWWTHEKTSKGENYYQEGTHLYPNLDVMDAFKKALTTWGRWVDKNINANRTQVIFRGYSVTHFKGGQWNSGGKCHNESEPIFNETFLAKYPPKMKIVEDVLKQMKTPVIYMNISRLTDFRKDGHPSIFRMEYKTEEERIAAVHSQDCSHWCLPGVPDTWNELLYASLLKLGKGTWRN, encoded by the exons ATGGAATTGAAAAAGCTTCCATTTTTAGAACCATTCTTCAATGGGTTTTCTTCTAGTAaaagaaaaatcttttcaagttttAGTTTAGGAGTAGGATCTTCACTTCTTATTCTTAGTTTGATTTATTTGTATGCTCCTGTTGATATTTCTTTATTCCAACCTCTTTTTCAAGGGTTTGGTTCTTCATCATCTAGTGCTCCTATCACTACAAGTACTAATTCTGGTAGTAATGGTTGGCCTTTAGGTGATATCTTAAAGGGATCTAATGTTAGTTCTGATTTAAATTTGAGGGTAAATACTCATCAAGAAAATTCTTCAGAGAGTTCAAAAAATATAACGTTTTTGAATTCTAATGGTGGGGAACAAAATACCCATAAAGGAAATCTTCCAGAGGTATCAAATAATTCAAGTTTTTTGAGTTCTAATGGAAGAGGGGAACAGAAAACCAATGTTGGAAACTTTACTGAATCAAGGGAAAATGGAACTCTAATTAGTAAAGGAGGAAGTGTTGATGACAAAACCCCAATTGGAAGTTTAAATGTTACTTCTTCTGGTAAGGAATCTCACCAACAACAACTACCCATAGATGGCAAAAACACTACTACTGAAGTGAAGAAATCTATTGATCAAAGTGGAGACAAAGAAAGTGTTGCTAACAAAGAAAAAGCCAAGGAAGTTACTGAGAAAGGCAAGGTTACTCGTTCTAATAATGAATCTGGAATTAGCAGTCCTGATAAAGTTGTTAGTACTAATAGTGGGAATTTGAGAGTACTACCTGATCTGAATGAGAAATGTGATGTATATAAAGGTAGATGGGTGAGAGATGAGAATAAACCATATTATCCACCTGGTTCATGTCCTCATATTGATAGAGATTTTGATTGTCATTTAAATGGTAGACCTGATGGTGATTATTTGAGATGGAGATGGCAACCATATGATTGTAATATGCCCAG TTTGAATGCTATTGATTTTCTCGAGAGATTGCGTGGAAAGAGGATTATATTTGTTGGGGATTCGCTGAATAGGAATATGTGGGAGTCGTTGGTGTGTATGCTTCGACATGGTGTTGGAAATAAGAGTAAAGTTCATGAGAGATCGGGACAAACTCACTTTAAAGGAGGGCAAAGCTTGTACGATTTTAGATACGAG GGCTACAACTGTTCTGTGCAGTTTGTGAGTGCTCCTTTTCTGGTTCGAGAATCATTTGCTAAACATGCAAATGGGACGACAGAGACTCTAAGATTGGATTTGATGGATAAAACATCATCAGCATTTCGTGATGCTGACGTGGTAGTCTTTAATACAGGCCATTGGTGGACTCATGAGAAAACCTCTAAAGG AGAGAACTATTATCAAGAAGGAACACATCTGTACCCAAATCTGGATGTGATGGACGCGTTCAAGAAAGCCCTCACTACCTGGGGAAGATGGGTCGATAAGAACATCAATGCTAACAGAACGCAGGTTATCTTCAGAGGATATTCAGTTACCCATTTCAA GGGTGGCCAATGGAACTCAGGCGGCAAGTGCCATAACGAGAGTGAGCCGATTTTCAATGAAACTTTTCTGGCCAAGTACCCTCCAAAGATGAAAATTGTGGAAGACGTGCTAAAACAGATGAAGACTCCTGTAATATATATGAACATAAGTAGGCTTACAGATTTCAGAAAAGATGGacacccttcaatatttagaatGGAATACAAGACTGAAGAAGAACGGATTGCAGCTGTGCATTCTCAGGATTGCAGCCATTGGTGCTTACCTGGAGTTCCTGATACATGGAATGAGCTGTTGTACGCTTCACTTCTAAAGTTAGGTAAAGGGACGTGGAGAAACTGA
- the LOC113273068 gene encoding protein trichome birefringence-like 2, whose product MESRSFPFSEKYSSYMFSAGRKRLLSVSSLVIVSSSLLILALIFQYFSFNISVLQPLFHSFRSTTTTTSSNHTDIKNVSDYDVGKTHEEIFSNGLKNASLLSSYIGQKDHVGGSVDGKTLGQSSVGDMKNDSSSGETQQQPPQCSISENSNADVYEKCDIYKGKWVRDEKKPYYPVGSCPHIDKGFNCHANGRPDDDYLKWRWQPDDCNIPSFNATDFLERSRGKNITFVGDSQNRNMWKSLVCMLRHGVANSTRVHKIYGKNYFVGFIYEDYNCSVQYVSAPFLVRETSVKLENGTSPTETLRLDLMHKKSEAFNEADVIVFNTGQWWNYDKTSKGENYYQEGTYLYPKLEVLKAFHKALITWGKWVDENVNTSRTQVIFRGYSFTHFRDGQWNSGGQCHKETEPNFNDTSLRKYPTKMKIVENVLKQMKTPVIYMNVSRLTDYRQDGHPSIYRMEYKTEEEQAAAMHSQDCSHWCLPGVPDTWNELMYASLLKFGKGPWTN is encoded by the exons ATGGAATCCAGAAGTTTTCCATTCTCAGAGAAATATTCATCTTATATGTTTTCTGCAGGTAGAAAAAGGCTACTGTCGGTTTCTAGTTTAGTTATAGTGTCTTCTTCGCTTCTTATTCTTGCATTAATTTTTCAGTATTTCTCATTTAATATATCTGTATTACAACCACTTTTTCATAGTTTTCGTTCCACTACTACTACTACCAGTAGCAATCATACCGACATTAAAAATGTTTCTGATTATGATGTGGGAAAAACCCATGAAGAGATTTTCTCAAATGGATTAAAAAATGCAAGCCTTTTGAGTTCTTATATTGGACAAAAAGACCATGTAGGAGGGAGTGTTGATGGCAAAACCCTAGGACAAAGTTCAGTTGGTGATATGAAAAATGATAGTTCTTCTGGTGAGACACAACAACAACCCCCACAATGCAGCATTTCTGAGAATAGTAATGCCGATGTTTATGAGAAATGTGATATCTATAAAGGTAAGTGGGTAAGAGATGAAAAGAAACCATATTATCCGGTTGGTTCATGTCCTCACATTGATAAGGGTTTCAATTGTCATGCAAACGGTAGACCAGATGATGATTATTTGAAATGGAGATGGCAACCAGATGACTGTAATATACCCAG CTTCAATGCTACTGATTTTCTGGAAAGATCGCGTGGAAAGAATATCACATTTGTTGGGGATTCACAGAATCGGAATATGTGGAAATCATTGGTGTGTATGCTTCGGCATGGTGTCGCAAATAGTACTAGAGTGCACAAGATTTATGGAAAAAACTACTTTGTAGGATTTATATACGAG GATTACAACTGTTCTGTGCAGTACGTGAGTGCTCCATTTCTTGTTAGAGAAACATCAGTTAAACTTGAAAATGGAACGTCGCCAACAGAGACCTTAAGGTTGGATTTGATGCATAAGAAATCAGAAGCATTTAATGAAGCTGATGTGATAGTCTTCAATACAGGCCAGTGGTGGAATTACGATAAAACCTCTAAAGG AGAGAACTACTATCAAGAAGGAACGTATCTGTACCCAAAATTGGAGGTTCTGAAAGCATTCCATAAAGCTCTCATTACCTGGGGCAAATGGGTTGATGAAAACGTCAATACTAGTAGAACGCAGGTTATCTTCAGAGGATATTCATTTACCCATTTTAG GGATGGTCAATGGAATTCCGGTGGTCAATGCCATAAGGAAACTGAGCCAAACTTTAATGATACTTCTTTAAGGAAGTACCCTACAAAGATGAAAATTGTAGAAAACGTGCTAAAACAGATGAAAACACCTGTCATATATATGAACGTAAGCAGGCTTACGGACTACAGACAGGATGGTCATCCATCAATATACAGaatggaatataagaccgaagaAGAACAGGCTGCAGCAATGCATTCTCAGGATTGCAGCCACTGGTGCTTACCTGGAGTTCCTGATACTTGGAATGAATTGATGTACGCTTCCCTCCTAAAATTCGGTAAAGGACCATGGACTAACTGA